GCGGCAATGGACGTCTGCGCTATATTCAAGCAGACCCTTGAAAATGGAAAACCTATACGATCTCTTGAGTTCAATGATGGAATAAGAGAAATGTTAAGGGAGCTTAATCTCTTAACGGCAAAGCCGCTCTTCTTTGTTGCGAATGTGGATGAAAAGGATTTACAGGGAGAGTCTTCTCTTGTGGCTAAAGTCAGAGAGAGCGCTGAAAAAGAGAGGGCAGGGGTTGTGGTCATGTGCGGAAGGATTGAGGCGGAGATAGCGGAACTGCATGAAGAGGAACGGGTCGAGTTCCTCAAAGGGCTTGGTTTAAAGGAATCGGGTCTTGACAGGCTGGCAAAAGAAGGATATGAATTATTGGGGCTTATTACTTACTTCACTGCCGGCAAAAAAGAGGTGCGGGCATGGACAATATCCAAAAATACAAAGGCGCCTCAGGCCGCGGGCGCAATCCATTCTGATTTTGAAAAGGGTTTTATACGGGCAGAGGTGATATCGTATAAGGACTATATTGCATGCGGCTCGGAACTTGCCGCAAAAGAAAATGGCCTGATGAGGCTTGAAGGCAAGGAATATATCGTAAAAGACGGCGATATTATCCATTTTAGGTTTGCAGTATAGAATTACAGTTGAGCCTGTAATTTTTTAAGATGTTCCATTGCATCCTTTCTAAAAGACTCGTCTGCAGGGGACAGTCTTAAGTATTCCTGCCAGTGGATTATTGCCTCTTCCTTTTGCCCCGCAACTTCATATGACATTGCAGCGCCGTAATGGGCATTGGGGTAAAGAGGATCTAATGAGAGGGCTATATTATGCAGCAAGGCCGCCCTTCTGAAATCGCCAATATCTGTGTATGAAAAGCCTTCATTAGTGTAAACTATCGCGGCCCTGAGCAGCGCGTCAGGATGATTTGGTAAAAGGGCAATTCCCTTTTCAAACTCCATTTTTGCCTCGCTTATAAGCCCCTTTTGCATGTGTACAAAGCCCAGCCTTCTATGGAGGTCTTCAAACGGCGGGCCAAGGATTATCGCAAGTTTTAGCTCCCTTTCTGCCTCATCGAACAGCCCTTTTTGGTAATATAAGGCTGCAAGATTGCTGTGGGCAGGCGCGTATCCAGGATCTAACCGGGCGGCTAAAAGATAATTCTTCGCGGCGTCTTCCTGCATCTTGTTTGCTTCATAGGCCAATCCAAGACTAATGAGGGTTCTTGCCTTTACCGGCGTTTTTTTTACAACGTCCATCCACAGACTGAAATTATTTTTATAAACACCAGTTCTTTGGAATGACATCGCGGAAAGGAGGAGGGTTATAAAGATGAATGCGATATGAGATATGCGGTGTGGGGTTATGTCATAAATCATTATTTGTTTTAGCCGGCCATTATTTTATTCGGAGAATTATTTGGGTGCTATTACAGGCAAAGAATTCACATCGCCTTCCACTACCAGAAAATCCACCCTTCTGTTCTGTCTCATGATCTCTTCGCTCTTATCTGCGGATATTACCCTTCCAAAACCTATAAATTTCATCCTTTTCGGGTCTATACCCTTTTTCATAAGATAGTCCATTACAGATTTTGCCCTTTTTTGGGAAAGCTTAAGATTATATTCATCACTCCCGCGCTCGTCTGCATAGCCGCGCACATCTACCTTTACATCAGGATTTTTACTGAGCCATTCCACATCCTTGTCAAGTATTTCAAGGTCTGACTTGTTTAGTTCTGCGCTGTCAACGGCAAAGAATGCGGGCAAAAGCCTTTTGGCCACTTCAACCATCTTCGTCACCTCGTCCTTCGGAGGTTCGGGCACAGGAGGAGGAAGGGCAGCAACAGTGGGCGGTTCTGGCGCTGGAAGCGGTTCTGGCTTGGCCATAATAACTACCGGAGCCTCCTCTTCAACCTCGAATACCCTTACCGTTTGACTTGAGTCAGATACATATACCCTGTTTTTATCGTCTACAGCTACAGCCCTTGGCCATTTGAAAATTTCAGGTCCGCCAAATTCAAAAATGAACTTCCCTTCCCTGTCAAAAAATATTACAGCGGCCCTGTTGGTTTCTACAACAATCACACGGCCGTTTTTCCTGTCCACTGTCATATCCACTGTCATGCTGAACCCGCCTGGAAGGCTGGATACTACTCCAAAACGGCCTAATGGCTTGCCGGATTTATCCAAACGGAAAACGCTAAAGATCGCAGGGTCCCTGATATATATTCCGGTGTCATCCATGCCTATAAGTATATTCTTTCCCATGCCCTCTTTAAACTCCGTGATGAAAGTCTCTTTTTTCCTATCCATAACCACAATTCTGCCATTACCGCTATCTCCGAGATAAATCATATCTCCTTCTACTGCGAAAGACTGAATGATCATCTTATCTTTATCCGGAACTGTGGAAAGGTCCAAATCTTTTTGATATACCCCTCTATAACTGACAATAGCCACCCTTTTTTCTTCTGCTATGTAAATAAGCCCGTCTTCTGTCACAGCAATACCAATCGGCGAGCTGGATCTTATTTCAATATACTTAAACTGGTAAAGGAATATTCCGTTTAAGTCTGTAATAACCACCCTCTTATTTTCATTATCAAGGATATACAGTTCTTTATGCTTATTGTCAACAAATAGAGATCTGATGCCATTGAGATGGGTGCCGCTTGTAACGGCTGTAATTGTGAAAAGGTATTTTATGCTGAATCCGCGTCCACCGGCTGTCTCCTGGCTGAAACCAATGGAGGGATAGTAAATACCCGCATAAATTAAAAGGATAAGGACAATTCTTTGAGTCATATCTGGGTTAATATACTACTTAATTTGGAGAGAATGTCAAGGTTAGAAAATTATACGATTTAAAAAATTATTTGACTAAATATTCCCTTTTATGTTAATAGAATGGATATGACATGGCATCGTCTAATTGAGAGGAGGCTTAAATGAAGGGTCTTTTTCAGAATGTCATTATCTTTATTTCCACAGCTGCCTTGATGTCTTTAATATGGAACCCCATATGGGCGTCTGAAAAAAAGAAAGACAAGGTTGATGTGGGCAAGACAATATATGAGGAGCACTGTCGGGTGTGTCATGGTGAAAGGGGAAATGGCATGACCATTGTTGCCCGCGTATTAGCCCCGCCCCCCAAGAACTTTACCAACCCTAATGTAATAGCCAATCTTAAGCGCCCTCAGATGATATATTCAGTAACAAACGGCAGGCCAGGCGCGGCTATGATGCCATGGGGATCCAATTTAACAACGAAGGAGATTGAGGCAGTGGTGGACTATATACTGGAAACCTTTATGCGCGTGGGAAGCGCGCCGGGCTCATCTGATAAACTCATCAATCCTGGTTATCCCTCCATCCCCGCCGGCCCATAGCCTTCCATTGCCGTCAAAAGCAAGGGCAGAGGTGTGGCTGTTTAAAAGGCCATCTTCGGCGGTATAATTTGTGAATTTTCCCCCGTCAAAATGGCTGATTCCTGCTTGGGTGCCAGCCCAAATGGAGCCATCCGGCGCTATGGCGAGGGCAAATACATAATTACCCGCAAGGCCGTCCCTGGTGGTATAGTTGGTGAAACCCTTTCCGTCGAATCTGGTCAAACCGCCGCCCCATGTCCCGATCCAGAGAATACCCTGCTTATCCTGCACAATGGCATCTATATTGTTCGGGTTAAAGGTCTGTATGCCCCTTTTCTGCATCCCTGTGGACTCTGCCTGTGTACCGTGGTGTGCGCCGCGCAGTAGGGATCCCTGGGCTTCATTTTCAATCTTGAGGAGCTCCGGATCTGCCCCCAACCCGTCTTTATTATCCCAGTGTACC
This genomic window from Deltaproteobacteria bacterium contains:
- a CDS encoding cytochrome c, with translation MKGLFQNVIIFISTAALMSLIWNPIWASEKKKDKVDVGKTIYEEHCRVCHGERGNGMTIVARVLAPPPKNFTNPNVIANLKRPQMIYSVTNGRPGAAMMPWGSNLTTKEIEAVVDYILETFMRVGSAPGSSDKLINPGYPSIPAGP
- the ychF gene encoding redox-regulated ATPase YchF; the encoded protein is MGFTCGIVGLPNVGKSTIFNALTSAGAQAANYPFCTIDPNVGIVPVRDERLYKLADLIKPEKIVPTTVEFLDIAGLVKGASKGEGLGNQFLGHIRSVDAIAHIVRCFEDTNVIHVAGHVDPERDIGIIDTELILADLESVEKRMDKTARLAKAGDKNAVAAMDVCAIFKQTLENGKPIRSLEFNDGIREMLRELNLLTAKPLFFVANVDEKDLQGESSLVAKVRESAEKERAGVVVMCGRIEAEIAELHEEERVEFLKGLGLKESGLDRLAKEGYELLGLITYFTAGKKEVRAWTISKNTKAPQAAGAIHSDFEKGFIRAEVISYKDYIACGSELAAKENGLMRLEGKEYIVKDGDIIHFRFAV
- a CDS encoding OmpA family protein is translated as MTQRIVLILLIYAGIYYPSIGFSQETAGGRGFSIKYLFTITAVTSGTHLNGIRSLFVDNKHKELYILDNENKRVVITDLNGIFLYQFKYIEIRSSSPIGIAVTEDGLIYIAEEKRVAIVSYRGVYQKDLDLSTVPDKDKMIIQSFAVEGDMIYLGDSGNGRIVVMDRKKETFITEFKEGMGKNILIGMDDTGIYIRDPAIFSVFRLDKSGKPLGRFGVVSSLPGGFSMTVDMTVDRKNGRVIVVETNRAAVIFFDREGKFIFEFGGPEIFKWPRAVAVDDKNRVYVSDSSQTVRVFEVEEEAPVVIMAKPEPLPAPEPPTVAALPPPVPEPPKDEVTKMVEVAKRLLPAFFAVDSAELNKSDLEILDKDVEWLSKNPDVKVDVRGYADERGSDEYNLKLSQKRAKSVMDYLMKKGIDPKRMKFIGFGRVISADKSEEIMRQNRRVDFLVVEGDVNSLPVIAPK
- a CDS encoding tetratricopeptide repeat protein; translated protein: MIYDITPHRISHIAFIFITLLLSAMSFQRTGVYKNNFSLWMDVVKKTPVKARTLISLGLAYEANKMQEDAAKNYLLAARLDPGYAPAHSNLAALYYQKGLFDEAERELKLAIILGPPFEDLHRRLGFVHMQKGLISEAKMEFEKGIALLPNHPDALLRAAIVYTNEGFSYTDIGDFRRAALLHNIALSLDPLYPNAHYGAAMSYEVAGQKEEAIIHWQEYLRLSPADESFRKDAMEHLKKLQAQL